CGACAATTGATACGACAGGTACTGCATTTTTACGGCGTTGCTTCCGCTGTGTTTCACGCTGTTCTTTAACGGATTCCAGCTCTTTCTTGATTTTCGAAATCTGATCTTCAATTTTACGACGGTCCAGCTCAAGTTTTGTTTCCCCTGCACCACGGTTTTTAAAGCCGCCGCCTGTTCCTCCCCCTTGACGGGATAGTGAAGCATGGAGCCCAACTAGGCGCGGAAGCATATACTGTAATTGAGCGAGCTCTACTTGTAATTGTGCTTCACGTGTTTTTGCACGGCGACTGAAAATATCTAAAATCAGCATTGTACGGTCAATTACTTTACATTGTAAATCACGTTCTAAATTACGGATTTGGGATGGGGACAGTTCATCATTAAAGATAACAATATTGGCATCTGTTTCATCAAAGAACGCCTTAATTTCTTCAATTTTACCAGTACCTACATAATGCGAAGGTGTCACACGTTCCAGATTTTGCGTCACCATGCCGACAACTTCTACATCTAAAGCTTGTGCTAAATTTGCCAACTCTTCCATTGAGTAATCAAAATGCTCATCTTTTTGTAAATTGACGCCAACTAATATACCGCGTTCAATTAATACTTCAACATCTTTCAAATTTTTGCCTCCTTGCTACAATCTATAGTTTTTCCCCATCGTAACATACAATTCAAAAGCCTGTACAATGACAACATATAAGCGCATTATGATACTATAGGGACACATTATTTTGAAAAAAGAAAAGGCGGTTTTTATGGAATTCGAACAAATGAAAGTGCAGCTTCAAGCACTCATTTCTAATAAAACACTACTACAGGCAACTATTAGCCAGCCACGTCAAAAATCGAGTGACTTAAGACGGGTCAAACTGAAGCCCGTTGAAATTCGCGGAGAATATATGATTCAGCTGGAATATCAATTTGAGCGCATTTTAAAGCATGAAAATATTACAGTTGAAGATATAGCCGCGAAGCTCGACGCTCTTTTTGAACAGTTCCGTCAAGTACATGCTGAGTTTCAGGAGCAGACAGTACAAGTGCAGCTCTCGAAGAAAAATAAAGTGCTTTGGAAATCTGATCAAAATGCTACCACTAAACAAGTGAACTTATCCCATAACCGAAAAAAACAATATTTATTGGATGATTCCCGGATTCACCCGTTTTTAGTCCGTTTAGGCGTGCAGTCAGAGGATGGGAAAATAAAGAAACAGAAATACGATAAGTTTAAACAAATCAATCGCTTTGTTGAGTTTATCGATGATTCTTTAGCCCATTTACCGAAAGACAAAACAATTCGCATACTAGATTTCGGTTCAGGTAAATCTTATTTAACATTCGCTTTGTATCATTACTTAAAAATTGAAAAGGGTCTTGATATACATGTCACAGGACTTGATCTCAAAAAGGAAGTAATTGAGGAATGTAACCGGATTGCGGCCGATTTACAATATGAAGATCTGCAGTTTTTAGTTGGGGATATTAATGACTTCAATGAAGAAACTGCTGTAGATATGGTCGTAACCCTTCATGCCTGTGATGTTGCGACAGATATGGCATTAGCCCGTGCAGTGAAATGGGGCGCAAAAGTTATTTTAAGTGTTCCATGCTGTCAACATGAACTGAACCGTCAGCTGCAGGCACCTGCATTATCGATTATGACACAGCATGGTTTAGTGAAGGAACGCTTTGCCGCATTGGCTACGGATTCAATCCGCGCTGAACTTTTATCACTTGTCGGCTATGATACGCAGTTATTGGAATTTATCGATATGGAAAACACTCCAAAGAATATTTTAATACGTGCATATTATACCGGGAAGAAGCCAACGAGTGAGCAGAGATTACAGTATGACGAATTTGTACGCTTTTTAAATGCGAAACCATTTTTGGAAAACGAGCTGCAATATTTACTATCATAAAAAAACATCACTCTCGTTTATACTTGTTTTTTCTATATTTCGACTGAAATCAATTACTCATTCACCTTTTCCTTTTGTTACAGAATTGTAAAGATTAATTAGATTAAAGTAAAATTTGTATAGATTTTTTTAAGTTTTTGTTATGATAATTGAGGTTAATTTTTAAAATTATTTTAATTATATATATCCAGGAGGCATTCCATGTTTAGTTCAAAGAAGCAAGATCCGTTTTTCTCAGCCTTATTAAAAATTGCTGAAAATATGCGTGAAGGTATCCATTATGCTAATGATTTCCGCATTGAAACGGTTGCAGACTTAAAGGAAATCAGCATTCGTATGAAGCAATACGAAACAGCAGGTGATAAATTAATTCATGAATTAATCGTCATGCTTAATAAATCATTTATGACACCAATCGAGCGTGAAGATATTTTATCATTGGCGATTCGTATGGATGACGTGTTAGATGGCGCAGAAGGTACGATTGCACACTTCGAAATGTTTTCATTAACAGAAATCGATGAATCGATGCGTGATTTCCTAGCCTATATCGCTAAATCGACGGATGAAATCGTTAAAGCGATGGAACTATTGAACAAAAAAGATCTTGTTGGAATGCGTCAGCACGCAATTTTAATTAAAGATTATGAGCGCGAATGTGATGAAGTATTACGTTCTTCTATTAAAAAGCTGTTTTTAAATGAGAAAGATCCAATTCGTCTAATTAAATTCAAAGATATTTATGAGCAGTTAGAAGAAATTGCCGACTACTGTCAAACTGTTGCTAACACAATCGAAACAATCATTATGCGTAATGCGTAATTAATGAGGAGTCCTTTTAATAATGAATACACTACTTATCATTACCGTCCTAGTAGTCTTTTTTGCACTTGCATTTGACTTCATTAATGGTTTTCATGATACGGCAAATGCGATTGCAACATCTGTTTCAACACGTGCCCTACCTCCTCGAGTAGCGGTACTCATGGCAGCCATTATGAACTTTTTAGGTGCCATTACATTCGTTGGAGTAGCAAAAGCAATTGCTTCCGATATTGTTGACCCGTTTGCATTATCTTCACCTGATGCACCATTAATCGGTACTGTTGTTATTTTGGCCGCTCTATTATCGGCGATTACTTGGAACTTGGTCACTTGGTATTTTGGAATTCCATCAAGTTCTTCTCATACATTGATCGGTTCGATTGCAGGTGCTGCCATTGCAGCATCTGGAATCGGGGTTTTAAACTATAGCGGATTCTCAAAAATCATCATTGCTTTATTAGCATCACCAATCATCGCGATTTGTGCCGGTTATATCATGATGACAATAATGAAATTCATTTTTAAGAATATGAACCTATATAAAACAAATAAAGGTTTCCGTATTATGCAAATTTTCACTGCTGCCATTCAATCATTTACCCACGGAACAAACGATGCTCAAAAGGCGATGGGGATTATTACAATGGCACTTATTGCAGCGAATTGGCAGACAACGGATGATGTACAAGGTTGGGTACGTTTTGCCTGTGCTTTAGCAATGGGTCTTGGTACATCAATCGGCGGTTATAAAATCATTAAAACAGTCGGCGGTAAAATCATGAAAATCCGTCCTGTAAACGGTGCTGCTGCAGATCTTGCTTCCGCATCCATTATTTTCGGTGCAACGTTAATTCACTTGCCTGTATCAACAACACATGTTATTTCTTCTGCAATTATGGGTGTTGGTTCGGCTCAAAATGTAAAAGGCGTAAACTGGGGTATGGCTCGTAAAATTGTTACAACATGGATTATTACAATGCCTATTTCTGCTGTCATGGCAGCGATTATTTATACAATATTAAATCTATTCTTTTAATCAAGAGGACAGGTATGTTTCGAATTTTTTTCGGACAAACCTCCCTCTTTTCTTTTTTTCTGCGAATCCATTACACTGTAAATATGGAGAAAGAAAGGCGGTAATTTATGAAACAGTTCGCAGCATTCATTACAAAATTCGCAAAACCGATTGTTCTACTATGGTGTGCACTTTTAGTTGTTCTAGCATTTTTTGCGCTTCAACTCCCTTCTAAACTGCAAGGGGATGGTTTTTTCTACGATGGCGACCACTCGTATGTAACGAACGAGCTATCGGATACATTCAATTTACCCGCAAAAACAATTTTTGTGCTGTTTGAAAATAAAACAGATGAAGAAATTTCTTCCGCCCTAGAAAGTTTAGAAACAATAGAAGAGATTCAAACAATCACATCTCCCGTAGGTGTCGAAGAATTAAATAAAGACGGGTTTGCCTATGGAATGCTCGATTTTGATAATTCGGTGGATGATTACTTCCCGATTATTGATGAGCTCCGTGAAAAACTCGGCGAAGACAACGGTATTTCCATTACAGGTGAACCGGTTATTTCAAAGGATATTAATGTCGCAAGTCAAAATGATTTAATTAAAGCGGAAACGATAGGTCTTCCGATTGCTTTAATCGTTTTACTGCTGGCTTTCGGTACAATCGTAGCTTCTTTACTGCCGATTTTAGTCGGCGGTGCGACAGTTGTCATTACACTTGGTCTATTGGCTCTTTTAGGCGACAGTGTGAACCTGTCGATTTTCGTATTAAATATCGTCCCAATGCTCGGGCTGGCTTTAAGCATTGATTTTGCATTGCTCCTTATTAACCGGTACCGTGAAGAGCGCAATACCCAATCGATTGAGCAGTCTGTTCAAACAGCCATCCAAACAGCCGGACGTTCGATTATCTTCTCCGCACTTTGTGTCATGATCGGTCTTGGTGCTATGATCGTCATTGACGTGGAGATTTTTATGAACATCGCGCTTGGCGGATCAATTGTCGTGTTGTTGGCTGTTTTAACAGGTATTACACTTTTACCGGCAACATTGATGCTTCTTGGTGACCGTTTAAATAAAGGCCGTGTTTTCCGAATAAAACCGACTGCCTCCCGCTGGCAGAAGTTCGCCGCCTTTGTTATGAAACGACCTGTCACAATTATTGTTGTGGCCATTATATTGCTATGTGTTGCAATGGTGCCGATCAAAGATATCGAGTTAACGATCCCTTCTACGGAATCATTGCCGGAATCCTATGAATCGCGCCAAACATTCGATACACTTGATGAACAATTCGGACTCGGCGACGATACACCGGTTTTCCTTCTGGCAGAAAATGAAGTTGCCGGTGATTGGGATACGACAGAAGGACGCGAAAAAATATTCGATATCCAGCAACAGCTGTTGGATGACCCTCTTGTTGACCGGGTAACATCAATGTTTACTGTAGCCAATATTGAGTCTGTTGAAATGTGGGAAATGGCAAACAGCAACCCACAAGCACCCGGTGCACTGGATGAAGTAGCGGAAAACTTTATTCAGGAAGACAAAATGTATATGGTTGCTTATCTGCATGCAGACGGTTCTTCATTCGAAGCACAGGATTTCGTACGCGACTGGAGTGAAAAAGACTTAGGTGTCGATTTTGCATTGTCCGGTCAAGCGAAGTTCAATCAGGAAATTTTTGATGAAATTGCCGGTAAAGTACTCATTGCCGTTGCGATCATCATTGTCTCTACCTTCTTTATTTTAATGATTGCGTTCCGGTCGATTTTAATTCCGTTGAAAGCGATCTTAATGAACATCCTTGGTTTAGGTGCGACATTCGGTATCCTTGTCTACGTTTTCCAGTACGGCCACTTCGGTCTGGAAGCAACGACAATTGTGCTGATTATTCCGGTGTTGACGTTCTGCTTAGTTTTCGGTTTGAGTATGGACTATGAAGTATTTTTAATTTCCCGTATTCAGGAAGAATATTTAAAAGGGGCAACAAATACGAAGGCTACAGTCGATGGGCTTGTTTCCACAAGTAAAATCATTACATCGGCAGCGCTTATTATGATCGTTATTACAGGCGCCTTCGCATTTACGGATGTTATGCCCGTGAAGCAAATCGGGGTCGGTATTGCGATCGCGATTGCCATTGATGCAACAATCATCCGGTTGATGCTCGTCCCAAGTTTCATGAAGCTGTTTGGCGACTGGAACTGGTGGCTGCCATTTAAGAAGAATACGAGATAGTTGATTAGTAAATAGTCGTCTGGCCTGTTTTATATGGGTTGGACGGCTTTTTATTTGGAAATCTGGTGGAGTGCGGGAGCTGTTTAAGTTTATTAGAACAAATGCCGAGGTTATTAGAAGAAATCATGTGGTTATTAGAACTTTCGTTGCTTTTATTAGAAGACCGGGGGAAACGTATGCCGGTTAAGCTGCTTTTCCTTTTAATTTAGGCTGTCCGGGTTGGAGATTTTGATTTTATTAGAACATTTTTAATTATATTAGAACAACTTGGTACGATATTAGCACATCTACCCTCGATATTAGAAGATCTCGAACACTTATTAGCACATTGGGCAAAGATATTAGAAAATCGCAATTTTATTAGAACATTTTAAAATATATTAGAACATTTCACCTGTTTATTAGAAAACCACGCCCACCGCAACCACGCCCACTCCGCCAGACCACAAACAAAAAAAATCCCCCGCGCCACTACCGACGCAAGGGATTCCATAACTAACCTAAATACAGCCGTTCCTCAAACGGAAACATAACTGAATTTACAGCGCTCGATTCCTCATCACTTTTGTTCAACTCGATTTGCTTCGGGTCTTTAGGTTCCCACAACATGTAAAATGCTTGAATTGCAATGACAATAACTATGGATGCTACTACAATTGTACCGACGATAATTTTGACCATTTTATTTCCGGACATTTCCTTCGATGAATTCTGTTGTGTCATTCTCCAATTCCCTCACTTATCTATTTTGAAAGTCGGAAACCTTCCTCACGTAAATAAGCAACAGCGTCTTCACGCGTACCGAATGTTTCCTCTAAATTTCCTTGATGATAAATATTCCAAGAACGATCGTTAAACTCCAGTTCCAGCTTCGTCGTGCCTTCACGCGATATCCATGTTTCGACGATCGGTAAAGTCTCTTCTTCTTCCTCAGATAAATAGTTGATTGCGTCGCGCACGATTTCACGTAACGCTTCCTCGCTGTAGTCACGAATATTAACTAATCCGTTGTCGCCTGCTTCTTTTTCATATTTCAATAAGTCGCCCACGAAGACAAAGCCATTGCCGTTTGGATGCAATTTTTCTACAACGATCGACTTTTCGTAAAGACTTCCTTCAAAGTGATAATTCACACGTTTTAATGAAATTTCCTTTTTAGTCAGCTGTGGAAATGATTCAATAATTTCTTGTTTTTGTTCAAATGTTAGCATTGTCTGCTCCTTTTAAATGTCTTTTCAATTAATAAGTATACCGTGTCCGGCGAAAATTAAAAAGCGAAGCATATGT
This genomic window from Solibacillus sp. FSL R5-0449 contains:
- a CDS encoding SAM-dependent methyltransferase, translating into MEFEQMKVQLQALISNKTLLQATISQPRQKSSDLRRVKLKPVEIRGEYMIQLEYQFERILKHENITVEDIAAKLDALFEQFRQVHAEFQEQTVQVQLSKKNKVLWKSDQNATTKQVNLSHNRKKQYLLDDSRIHPFLVRLGVQSEDGKIKKQKYDKFKQINRFVEFIDDSLAHLPKDKTIRILDFGSGKSYLTFALYHYLKIEKGLDIHVTGLDLKKEVIEECNRIAADLQYEDLQFLVGDINDFNEETAVDMVVTLHACDVATDMALARAVKWGAKVILSVPCCQHELNRQLQAPALSIMTQHGLVKERFAALATDSIRAELLSLVGYDTQLLEFIDMENTPKNILIRAYYTGKKPTSEQRLQYDEFVRFLNAKPFLENELQYLLS
- a CDS encoding DUF47 domain-containing protein yields the protein MFSSKKQDPFFSALLKIAENMREGIHYANDFRIETVADLKEISIRMKQYETAGDKLIHELIVMLNKSFMTPIEREDILSLAIRMDDVLDGAEGTIAHFEMFSLTEIDESMRDFLAYIAKSTDEIVKAMELLNKKDLVGMRQHAILIKDYERECDEVLRSSIKKLFLNEKDPIRLIKFKDIYEQLEEIADYCQTVANTIETIIMRNA
- a CDS encoding inorganic phosphate transporter; the protein is MNTLLIITVLVVFFALAFDFINGFHDTANAIATSVSTRALPPRVAVLMAAIMNFLGAITFVGVAKAIASDIVDPFALSSPDAPLIGTVVILAALLSAITWNLVTWYFGIPSSSSHTLIGSIAGAAIAASGIGVLNYSGFSKIIIALLASPIIAICAGYIMMTIMKFIFKNMNLYKTNKGFRIMQIFTAAIQSFTHGTNDAQKAMGIITMALIAANWQTTDDVQGWVRFACALAMGLGTSIGGYKIIKTVGGKIMKIRPVNGAAADLASASIIFGATLIHLPVSTTHVISSAIMGVGSAQNVKGVNWGMARKIVTTWIITMPISAVMAAIIYTILNLFF
- a CDS encoding MMPL family transporter encodes the protein MKQFAAFITKFAKPIVLLWCALLVVLAFFALQLPSKLQGDGFFYDGDHSYVTNELSDTFNLPAKTIFVLFENKTDEEISSALESLETIEEIQTITSPVGVEELNKDGFAYGMLDFDNSVDDYFPIIDELREKLGEDNGISITGEPVISKDINVASQNDLIKAETIGLPIALIVLLLAFGTIVASLLPILVGGATVVITLGLLALLGDSVNLSIFVLNIVPMLGLALSIDFALLLINRYREERNTQSIEQSVQTAIQTAGRSIIFSALCVMIGLGAMIVIDVEIFMNIALGGSIVVLLAVLTGITLLPATLMLLGDRLNKGRVFRIKPTASRWQKFAAFVMKRPVTIIVVAIILLCVAMVPIKDIELTIPSTESLPESYESRQTFDTLDEQFGLGDDTPVFLLAENEVAGDWDTTEGREKIFDIQQQLLDDPLVDRVTSMFTVANIESVEMWEMANSNPQAPGALDEVAENFIQEDKMYMVAYLHADGSSFEAQDFVRDWSEKDLGVDFALSGQAKFNQEIFDEIAGKVLIAVAIIIVSTFFILMIAFRSILIPLKAILMNILGLGATFGILVYVFQYGHFGLEATTIVLIIPVLTFCLVFGLSMDYEVFLISRIQEEYLKGATNTKATVDGLVSTSKIITSAALIMIVITGAFAFTDVMPVKQIGVGIAIAIAIDATIIRLMLVPSFMKLFGDWNWWLPFKKNTR